From Fundulus heteroclitus isolate FHET01 chromosome 14, MU-UCD_Fhet_4.1, whole genome shotgun sequence, the proteins below share one genomic window:
- the LOC105918798 gene encoding prostaglandin reductase 1: protein MVQAKSWILAKHFDGFPKDSDFKLKVEELPEPKDGEVLLEAVFLSVDPYMRPYSRVHMKEGDVMIGTQVAKVIQSKNPAFPVGSHVVSEGGWRTHTVCDGKNLTPVMADWPPEVSLSLALGIIGMPGLTALYGIEEVLELRKNETLLVNAAAGAVGIVVGQIAKIKGCKVVGSVGSDAKVAYLKELGFDEAFNYKTVSSLEEALKKAAPEGYDCFFENVGGHFSTVALAQMRNFGRIAVCGSISTYNDGSPQTGPYPHTMMIFKQLKMEGFLQNRWREKNPESLKRLMTWLQEGKLKHREHVTKGFENMPAAFMGMLQGENIGKAVIAV, encoded by the exons ATGGTTCAGGCTAAGTCGTGGATTCTGGCCAAACACTTCGACGGCTTCCCAAAGGACAGCGACTTCAAGCTGAAGGTGGAGGAGCTGCCTGAACCCAAGGATGGAG aGGTGCTTTTGGAAGCGGTTTTTCTCAGTGTGGATCCATACATGAG ACCGTACAGCAGGGTCCACATGAAGGAAGGCGATGTGATGATAGGGACTCAAGTGGCAAA GGTGATCCAGAGCAAAAACCCAGCATTTCCCGTGGGAAGCCACGTTGTGAGCGAAGGTGGTTGGAGGACTCACACGGTCTGTGACGGGAAGAACCTCACTCCCGTCATGGCTGACTGGCCTCCAGAGGTTTCATTGTCTCTGGCTCTGGGTATCATCGGCATGCCTGG ACTGACGGCTCTGTATGGTATAGAGGAGGTTCTCGAACTGCGGAAGAACGAGACTCTGCTGGTGAACGCTGCGGCCGGAGCCGTGGGCATCGTGGTGGGACAGATCGCCAAGATCAAGGGCTGTAAGGTGGTGGGTTCAGTCGGCTCCGACGCCAAAGTAGCTTACCTGAAGGAGCTCGGCTTTGATGAGGCTTTCAACTACAAGACCGTTTCCTCCCTGGAGGAGGCTCTGAAGAAGGCGGCGCCCGAAGGATACGACTGCTTCTTTGAAAAC GTTGGAGGTCATTTCTCAACCGTCGCACTTGCACAAATGAGGAACTTTGGAAGAATAGCCGTGTGCGGGAGCATCTCCACGTACAACGACGGCAGCCCTCAGACCG GGCCTTACCCACACACGATGATGATCTTCAAGCAGCTGAAGATGGAGGGCTTCCTGCAGAACAGGTGGAGGGAGAAAAACCCCGAAAGCCTCAAGAGACTGATGACCTGGCTGCAAGAG GGGAAGCTGAAGCACAGGGAGCACGTCACCAAAGGATTTGAAAACATGCCAGCCGCATTTATGGGGATGCTGCAGGGAGAAAACATCGGTAAAGCTGTTATTGCAGTGTGA
- the txn gene encoding thioredoxin, whose protein sequence is MVRSVEDLQEFKNILKDAGDKLVVVDFTATWCGPCKQIAPEFVKLSELPENQNVIFLKVDVDDAADVSQDCNIKCMPTFQFYKSGKMVFEFSGANKDTLISKIEELR, encoded by the exons ATGGTCCGTTCCGTGGAGGATTTG caaGAATTCAAGAACATCCTGAAGGATGCAGGAGACAAGCTGGTGGTGGTGGACTTCACAGCCACGTGGTGCGGTCCTTGCAAGCAGATTGCTCCAGAATTTGTT AAGCTTTCAGAGCTTCCTGAAAACCAGAACGTGATTTTCCTGAAAGTGGACGTGGACGATGCTGCA GATGTGAGCCAGGATTGCAACATTAAATGCATGCCCACATTCCAGTTCTATAAGAGTGGAAAGATG GTGTTCGAGTTCTCTGGCGCCAACAAGGACACGCTGATAAGCAAAATTGAGGAGCTGCGATAG
- the LOC105918799 gene encoding prostaglandin reductase 1, with translation MVQAKSWILAKHFDGFPKDSDFKLKVEELPAPKNGEVLLEAVFLSVDPYMRPFSKLYMKEGDVMIGTQVAKVIQSQNSAFPVGSHVVSSCGWRTHALSDGKDLTLLMADWPKDVPMSLAVGAIGMPGLTALYGVEAVLQAKKGETLLVNAAAGAVGTVVGQIAKIKGCKVVGSAGSDAKVAYLKELGFDEAFNYKTVSSLEEALKKAAPEGYDCFFENVGGQFSTFALQQMKEFGRIAVCGGISTYHDAAYQTGPYPLTTINWKQVKIEGFMQSRWQSDHPQGLKKLMGWYKEGKLKCREHVTKGFENMPAAFMGMLQGENIGKAVITV, from the exons ATGGTTCAGGCTAAGTCGTGGATTCTGGCCAAACACTTTGATGGCTTCCCAAAGGACAGCGACTTCAAGCTGAAGGTGGAGGAGCTGCCTGCACCTAAAAATGGAG AGGTCCTTTTGGAAGCGGTTTTCCTCAGTGTGGATCCATACATGAG ACCTTTCAGCAAACTGTACATGAAGGAAGGGGACGTAATGATCGGAACTCAAGTGGCAAA gGTGATCCAAAGTCAAAACTCAGCATTTCCTGTGGGGAGTCACGTTGTGAGTAGCTGCGGTTGGAGAACTCACGCTCTCAGTGATGGGAAGGACCTCACTCTCCTCATGGCTGACTGGCCCAAGGACGTGCCAATGTCGCTGGCTGTGGGTGCCATCGGCATGCCAGG ACTGACGGCTCTGTACGGGGTTGAAGCGGTTTTGCAAGCGAAAAAGGGCGAGACTCTGCTGGTGAACGCTGCGGCCGGAGCCGTGGGCACCGTGGTGGGACAGATCGCCAAGATCAAGGGCTGTAAGGTGGTGGGTTCAGCCGGCTCCGACGCCAAAGTAGCTTACCTGAAGGAGCTCGGCTTTGATGAGGCTTTCAACTACAAGACCGTTTCCTCCCTGGAGGAGGCTCTGAAGAAGGCGGCGCCTGAAGGATACGACTGCTTCTTTGAAAAC GTCGGGGGCCAGTTTTCAACTTTTGCACTACAACAGATGAAGGAGTTTGGTAGAATAGCTGTGTGTGGAGGCATCTCCACATACCACGATGCTGCATACCAAACAG GGCCATACCCTCTAACCACCATTAACTGGAAACAGGTTAAGATAGAAGGCTTCATGCAAAGCAGGTGGCAGAGCGACCATCCCCAAGGCCTGAAGAAACTGATGGGGTGGTACAAAGAG GGGAAACTGAAGTGTCGGGAGCACGTCACCAAAGGCTTTGAAAACATGCCAGCTGCTTTCATGGGGATGCTGCAGGGAGAAAACATCGGCAAGGCCGTCATCACTGTTTGA